The window CCGTTGCTCCCGGATTTATCGTTACGCCCATGACGGATAAGCTGAACGAAGAGCAAAAAGGGGCGCTGTATTCCCAGATTCCCCTGGGAAGGTTGGGAGATCCCGAAGAGGTCGCGAAGGTGATTCTCTTTCTCGCCTCCGACCTGTCCAGCTATGTAACCGGTGAGGTGCTAAAGATTACCGGCGGATTGGGAATGTAATAGCTACGAGGCCATTCCGGTCCGGAGGGAACTGCCAAGAACCCTCCCGGACCGGGGTGGTATTTTTTATTGCTGTGGAGGCACTGTATGGCACGACGGGTTGTTATCACCGGCATGGGCACGGTGAATCCCCTGGCTCATAACACCGATGATTTCTGGCAGGCAATTAAGGCCGGGAAGAGCGGTATTGGGCCCATTACGAAGTTTGACACCACCAATCACGCCACGAAAATTGCTGGGGAGATCAAGAATTTTGATGTGCGAAACTATCTTGATCGGACCGAGGCCCGGAAGATGGAGGCCTTTTCCCATTATGCAGTGGTTAGCGCCCTGGAAGCCTGGCGGGATTCGGGATTAACCGACGGGGATGTGGATCCTATTAAGGTTGGAGTGATTCTCGGTGTCGGTTTCGGGGGATTTGAAACCCTGGAAAGCGCCTACAAGAGCCTGATGGATAAGGGACCCGGCCGGGTTCCTCCTATGACGATTCCGAAACTGATTTCGAATATCGGACCCGGGAATATCGCCATAACCTTAAACGCCCAAGGCCCCAGTTACTCCCTTGCTACCGCCTGTGCGTCGGGTACGGATGCCATAGGACATAGTCTTCGGTCCATACAAGACGGGGTTACCGATGTGGTAATTACCGGCGGGGTAGAGGCCGTCATCACGACACTGGGGATTGCATCCTTCAATGTCATTCATGCCCTGTCTACCCGGTACAATGATACCCCGGAAAAGGCCAGCAGACCCTTTGATAAGGATCGTGACGGGTTTGTCATGGGAGAAGGATCCGGCATTTTGATTCTGGAGGAGCTGGAACATGCCAGGGCACGGGGTGCTAGAATCTACGCCGAGGTTGTGGGTGTGGGGGCTACCACGGATGCGAACCACCTGACTGCACCCCATCCCGAGGGTAGGGGGGCGATTCAGGCTATGCAGATGGCGCTGAACACAGCAGGGGTCTCGCCCCAACAGGTGGATTATATCAATGCCCACGGAACATCGACGCCCATCAACGATCCGGTGGAGACCAAGGCAATAAAGGCGGTCTTTCAGGACCACGCCTACTCCCTGAAGGTGAGTTCAACCAAATCCATGACCGGCCATTGCATCGGGGCTGCAGGGGCCATCGAGGCCATCATTTGTGCGAAGTCCATTGAGGATCAGTTTTTCCCGCCCACCATCAACCTGGATAATCCCGATCCGGACTGCGATTTAGACTACGTCCCTCACCGGGGATACCACGGGCCCATCGAATATGCTATGTCCAACAGTTTGGGCTTCGGCGGACATAACGGTGTACTGTTATTGAGGAAGTTCCGGGATTAAGAACCATGCGAGCTTTTACGCACGAGGGAGGGAGTTCGGCTGCTGTCAGGATGTTCTGGGGGCGGCCGGATAGTATGTGCGAAGTACCCTGTAGGGTGCACCGGGCATGGTGGGACTGTGGAACAGCAAGCCCGGGGTGAAGGCCGTGTCCATGGCACTTGCAATAGACTTATGCAATTGGCCCTTAGAATCACCGTAAAAACCTAGGCAGGTCATCCGGCAGCCTAGGCTTTTTTTTATTATACTAGTCAGCATCGGAGGTGGCAGAATGAAGCGATCCATTATTACCCTGGTTCTTGCCGGTTTGCTAGTCTTGGCGGCTGCGTCGCTGTTCTTGGATAGCCAGGGGAATTTTTCCCTGCTCTATGAAGGGAAACGGCTCATGGGACTTTTTGCCATGGTGCTACTCACCTTCCAGGTGTTTCTGGCCTCCCGACTGCCGCTTCTGGAGCGAGGATTCGGTCAGGATCGGCTGCTTGGCTACCATCGGCTGGTGGGAATCGGGGTACTGGTTACCGCCCTCATTCACGGCGTTTTTGATATTATCTTCCAGCTGAGCGTCTACGGAAGTTTAATGCTCTATTTTCCCGGCGATCTTCCTAAGTTACTGGGAAGTTTCACCCTGGTGCTGTTGCTCTTGGTAGCCATTCCGGCACTTCTGCGGGGTTCCATTGCGATTTCCTATGATTCGTGGCGGAGAATTCACCGGATCGGTTTTTTCTTGGTGCCCCTGATGCTCATTCATAGTTTGGTACTTGGGACAACCATTCGGTACCAGCCTCTGGCTCTGGCCCTCTGGATCGGTTGCGCTGGCTTGTACGGGGTTTCTCTCGGATATCGGTTGGTTATCCAGATTCGGAAAAACCGCGATCCCTACCTGGTGGAATCTGTTCACCGGGAGACCCACGATGTAGTGAGTATCCGTGCGGCAGGCAAGCGCAAGGACTTCCTCCCCGGGCAATTTATGCTGGTTCAGATTAAAAAGGCCGGCAAAAAGAGCCCGGTTCACCCTTTTACTATCAGTGCCCCTCCATCTTCTGAGGAGCTGCGTTTTTCAGTGAAGGCTATCGGTGATTTCTCCGGAGAGGATATTCCCGATCTCACTGTTGGTGATGAGCTGGTTCTCGAGGGGCCCTACGGCTGGTTCAGCCATGTGAGGTTTCCCTTGTCCGCCCCGCTGCTGTTCATTGCCGGGGGAATCGGTATTACACCCTTTCTGAGTATGCTGGCTTTCTTGGCTGAGCATGATCCTGATCGCCGTGTCATGCTGGTGTGGGGAAACAAAGAACCGAAGGATGCGGGGTTCCAGGATGAGTTAGTGCGCTATAAATCTTCCATGCGGGCCCTGTCCGTGTTGCATGTATTTTCTCATTCTACAGATAATCATGAGGTCTTGTCCGATCCCTGGGTTTCAGGTTTTGTGACCACTGAACTTTTAAACACCCGGCTTACCGATTTGGACTCATGGGGTGTAATGCTCTGCGGCCCCCCGGTGATGATGAAGAAACTGGTTCCTGATCTTTTGGCTGCCGGGGTGGAAAAAAAGAACCTCTTATATGAGCGCTTTGATTTTTAAAAGGATTCCGTAGTGCGCAAAAGGTTGTAAACGACACCAGATATAGGGGAGCATCCCATAAGTCCACCCATGGGTGGTGTCCCCGGGGTACAATGTTACAACCTTTTGCGCACGATGAAAGGATTCTGATCCGCGAAGGATTGTGACGGTTCCCCTCCGCGACACCGCATCTGGGACCAAAAGCGCTATCAGTGACCGGGACTGCATGTGACCGGGGCCGACCGCCGCGGAGTGGTACCAGAACACAAAGGGTAGTGCTTAATAAAGATTTGGGTTGAACCCCCGGGTAAAGCGTATTATTTTTGTCAGAAATACAAGAAGCCGGTGGAGGAAGATGGGTGTTGCCATGCCTTAGGCATTGGGGGCGCATGGTTTCTGGCACCGGCGGAACAAGGATGGTGCTATGAACCGAAAGGGATTACTGTTTATTCTTACACTTAGCCTAATACCGGCATCGCTCAGCTTCGGACAGACGGGCCTCGGGGCGGCGGCCTCCCAGGCTGAGATTACCGCCCAGGGTTACGACTATTTCAGCTCCCAGGGATATAACCTTGGCATTAAGGTTCAGGGGGAAGCTTTACAGGTGTACATGAGCGCCCCGACTACAGGCTGGCTGGCTGTGGGATTTAATCCCTCCCGGAGGATGAGAGACGCAAACATTACCATAGGGTATGCGAAAGACGGCGAGCTTACGATTCGTGATGATTACGGCATTGCGGATACCATGCATGGTCCTGATACCGCCCGGGGGGGCAGTGATGATGTTACCCTCCTGGCAGGGGGTGAGGCCGCCGGACGCACATGGTTCGAGTTTCAGATTCCCCTGGACTCCGGGGATTCCATGGACAGGGCCTTGGAACGGGGAAAAACCTACCCGGTTATTTGGGCCTTCGGTCCGAATAACCGAGATGATTTCCGGACGGTTCATGGCCGGCGGGGTTCATTCAGAATTACTATACCCTAATAGGAGGTTGTATTGACGTTATCACGGTTGTTCTCAAGAATTTTTTATGTTCTCGGTATCGTGCTTATCGGTGTCGGGGGGGCAGTACTTGTTCAGAAGCTGGTTTTTCAATCCAGCAGTGTGCAGACCATGGGTCTCGTGGTGGATGTGCGGGTGGTTCAGAACCAGGTACTGTTTATGGACGATGGCACAGGCTTTCATTACTATCCCACGGTGGAATTCTCCGCCAATGACGGCCGGGCCTACCGCTTCGAATCCCCTGCCGGGGTAACCTCGGTTTCCTATGAAAAGGGGCAGGAGGTGCCGGTGTTGTACCGTACCCAAGATCCCGGTGATGCTATGATCGCCACAACCTGGGGACTCTACGGTCTGCCGATTATTTTCGGAGGTACTGGGGTATTGTTTGTTCTCTTCGGTTTGGTGGCCCAGCGTGGCTTTGATAAAAAGAAGTACTGAGGCTAGGCTGCCGGAGAAACGACGAGGATGCAAGGTTGCAATAAAAAAGGCCCTGATTGCTGATACACAGCATCGGGCCTTTTTCTTACTTTGTTAATTACTCCCGTATTGAGCTGGTTACGCCGCGGGATGGTACGGCTCGTTGGTGATGGATCGTGGTAGATATGACCTACCAAATTCCAATCAGACTTTGAGATTAGCGTTTTTTAGCGCTGTTGTTCCGCTCTTCTACAATCTCTTCAATTTTGTTTGAAAGAGCCTGAATATCGATGGGTTTTGCCATAAACGCATCTGCACCTGCTTCGGTAATGGCTGCCTCTGTGGATGCATCTCCAGAAATACCGACAATTACCGGCTGGGCAATTCCCGTATCATCACGAAGAGATTTACAGAGCCGTACGCCGTCCACCCCGGGAAGATCCACATCTAGAATGATGAGATGAGGCTTCTTCTCAGCGCTGAGCTTACCGGCCTCAAATCCGTCGAAGGCTTGGTAAATGGTATAATCTTCGTTGATTATTTCCAAGCCCTTCTTGATGCTGTCATTCAGTTCCCGCTCGTCATCAACGATCAGGACTGTATCAATGGAGAGCTTGTCCTCAAGAAATTTGTGTAACTCATCAGGCATCCTCATTCCACGTTCGGTAAGGAAGCTGATAAGGTCCTCGGAGTAGACCCGGTACTGACCACCCGGGGTCTGAAATGCCTGCAAGTAGCCATTTTTAATCCAATTAATTGCAGTTTGGTTGACCACACCGCAAATATTGGCTACTTCGAGAGCAGAGAAAATACGAATCTTTTTGTCTGTTCTTGCCATAGTCCCTATCCTTTCTTAATATCCTACCTACATACTAATAAAAAATTGTCTAATTTGTCAATCAAAATTTTAAGTGAATTGGCAATCCTGTTATTTTTTCGATCTCCCGTGCACTTCGCCGAATAACGGCCATGGAGAATCCCCGGGAAAGAAGCTTTTTCGGTAATTTTTCGCCATCTACATTTCTAGCTGATAGCTGTTTGGCGGCATCAAGGCATAAGCGGTATTCTAAATCGGGTTCTTCTTCGAACATGGCCGTTATGATGCTGCGGGCCGTGGCCTTGTCCACGCCCCGTTGCACGAGGCCCATGGTTAGGAGGGTTGTCGATTCGGGATGTTTCCGCAGGCGACCGCGTATCCAATCCTCAGAATACCGACTGTGGCTGATGATCTTTTGATCTACAGCACGATTCAGAGCATGATCCCTGGATTCTCGGGAAAAGCCCTTTTTAATAAGACGGAGCTCAAGTTCCTTTCGGGTATACTCCCTGCGGGCTAAGAGATCAAGGATCTTCTGATAGGCTAGGTGTTCTTCGCTCCGGGTTTGAAGGGATTGAACCGTCTCAGCCTCGAGCACTACCCCTGGGCGAAGGCCGTATTCCCGGGCAAGAGCGGGTGGGCATAAAAAAGAGGAACCCTCCACGACCTCCACACGGAGGGCGGGAACGGTTCCTCTTGTTTTATGAATCGAACGGATAACCAGATTATCGCTTGGAGAACTGGAACCGCCGTCTTGCACCGCGTTGTCCGTACTTTTTCCGTTCAACCATACGGGGATCCCGGGTCATGAACCCGTTAGCCCGCAGACTGCTGAGGTTTGTTTCATCATAGGCAACCAAAGCTCTTGAAAGCCCGTGCCGTACCGCTTCAGCCTGACCTGCTTTACCGCCGCCCCGTACCGTTACTACGATATCGAACTTCGTAAGGGTATCGGTAACATTCAGGGGTTGGTTTACCACGAAAAGCATCTCGGGGCTATCAAAATACTGGTCAGCGGCTTTTCCGTTAACCGTAATAGCGCCCGATCCCTGACGAAGGTAAACCCGGGCAACAGATGTTTTTCTTCTGCCAATTGCATTTGAAAGATTCTTAACCACGTTTTACTCCTGGTCCTAAATTTCGAGTGGAAGGGGCTGCTGAGCAGTATGCGGATGATTAGGTCCTGCATACACCTTAAGATTCTTGAAGAGCTTTCTTCCAAGACGATTCTTAGGCAGCATACCGCGAATAGCCCTTTCAAGGGGGAAGGTTGGTTTCTTAGCCAACATATCCTTGAGAGGCGTAGTGGTGAGACCGCCGGGATATCCACTGTGTCGGTAGTATTTCTTTGCTGAAAGCTTATCTCCGCTTACAACAACCTTTTCTGCGTTTACAATTACCACATAATCACCGCACTCCTGGTGGGGGGTGTAGTATGGCTTATTTTTGCCCCGGAGAACAAACGCCACCTCGGAAGCAATTCTTCCCAGCGTTTTTCCTTCCGCATCGACGATGTACCACTTCCGGTCAAAGTCTTTAGGCTTAACAAATATCGTTTCCATGTAATGCGCCCTTTAAATAATATTCATGTTTCATGATCAGACATCCCCAATGGGATGCTCCGAACCTCTTTTTGATACTTCGGAGGTATGAGGTGCTAACCGAGGATACACCGGGGAAAGGAGTGGGCCACTCGGAAATTCCTCATGATCCCCAACAAATCAGGAGCAGTGATTAGTCGGGGATGCCGAAATATCGGAACAGTAGGGGCTGCCGGCCTCTACTGTTCTTCAGACTGAGCAGCATCTTCCTTCGCTTCCTCAGCCTCTTCTTTTTTAGCTTCAATTCGGTCCTTAATATCCGCAATCCCGATAAACACGGCGATCAAACCGATGAAAAGTGCAAATACTGGCACACCGCCCTTCAGGAAATTGAGGATTTCATCCCACCATGCGAGGGGAGGGAAAGCAGAAAATACTGCAAATCCTATAAAGACAATTCCTACAATCAATGCGACCATTTCATCCTCCAGTTAGTGTACAGGTTGTATCATGAAAGCGGAAAACCGCTGAAAAGTCAAGGGACTCTAGGGAGTCAGCGGTAAAAGTAATCCTGCCTCATTTGCTCATGCCCCAGGGAATCCCAGCGACTTTTACCTCCGTCTCCGGGCGGCGATGAAAAAGCCGATGAAGAAGAACAGAAAGGGGAGGCTTTTTAGAACCCCCTCAGCGATGAGCCTGGGGGTTCCCTGGAGCACCACCGACTGGATGATTCCGAAGAATGAGAGCAGATCGTACACGATGCCGCCGAAAAGCAGGACCATGCCTAGAATCACCATCATCCACGCTGGATCCCTGGTCCGTGACCAAAGCAGAATGGCAGTAAAGGTTGCCGCCCCCGAAAAGACCATGCGGATGAGCAGTTCGATCAGAAAGGCAGTCATGCCGGCACCTCCTGAAACAGGGCCTTTAGTCTGTCCCATTCTCCCTTGGAGGCATGGGCCGGAAGGATACTCACCCCCCCCCAGTAGGGGTTAAAAACAAATTTTTGGGCCCTGGCCGCCTTGTACCATGCAAAGTACTGGCCTTGATCCAGCCGGGGAATCAGGTACCGTCCGGAGCGGTGAAATCCTGGAGTATGCAAAGATTCCGGCGGGGGCACCTGGGATCGATCGCGGTTCTGGCCCCGGGGGCGGTGTTTCGCCTCGGGTTTTATCTCCGGAGAGAAGAGGGCTAATCCCAGGAGCATGGCCTCAATTTGGATTGGTGAGGCCCCGGGGCTGGAGATTGCTTTCAAGAGGGGATGCTGCTTCCGAACCATGAGAATCTGACCGAAATACCCTGCGAGCTGGGGCAGGATCGGGAGGATCAGCCCGGTTCCGGGGGTCGGGGTATCGGGTCGGTGGAAGGCTATCTCCTGGTTTTCCGGTGTGGCAGTGGGCTGCCAACGGCTGAATGCATAATCGTCTAGGGTGATTCCAATGCTTTGTAGGCCGAGGACTGCGGCTTCCTGACTGGGAAATATCCGGGGCTCATATTCCGGATAGAATGCCGTTAACCCCTTCGTAAGCCGGAGGAAGAGGGAATTCGGCAGGGGACCGAAGAGCTTGGTGCTGATTCGGTTTTTAATAGCCTGGGTGAACCCGGCGGGAGAGTGGCCACGGTAGGCGAGGCCGTTGTTCTGCCATAGATCCAGATAGCGGGTGCCATCCGGAGCGTAGAAATAGAACCCCCGGGCCCGTTTTACGGCGGGAAGCCGGAAAAGCCGTTCATGGGGAACCCCCGGGGTATCGGGATCTTGTATCATTGAATTTTCTCCAACCCTGAGTATTTCGGGATAAACTGACCGCTCCGGCCCGTTTCAAATTGAACGATGACGACCTCGTTGTCACCGTTTTCCCAGGCTTTGACGACCTCGCCGGATCCGTAATCGTCATGGTACACCCGGGTTCCCTTGGGGAAGGTGAAGCTGTTCCGGGTTTGGGGTGATGACGGGCCGCGTCGGACTGTAGTATGGGCTGCCGGGTAGCCTCGAGGGACCGCGAACCGGGTTTGATCATCAATTTCCCGGAGGTGTTCGGGAATTTCAGAGAGAAACCGGGAGGGCATGGTATCGACGATCCGGCCGTGAATACGGCGGCTGCGGCAGCTGGTGAACAGTACCTGCTCCTGGGCCCGAGTAACAGCAACGTAGAAGAGTCTGCGCTCCTCTTCGATCTCCTGCTCATCCTCATCGGAACGGGGGAAGAGCCCCTCTTCCATGCCCGTTATAATCACCTTGGGAAATTCCAACCCCTTGGTATTATGCATTGTAATAAGGGTAACGCCGTTTTCTGATTCGGTGTCCCGGCTACGGGCGGCATCTAACTCCACAGCTTCGAGGAATTCCGTGAGCCCTTCCGGGGTGTTCGAATACAGGCTGGCGGCATTAACCAGTTCCTCAAGATTCTGGACCTTCTGGGTTCCGGCTACCGTATCCTGCTGGGCATGGTATTCGGCCAATCCGGATTCTCGGATCACCGTCTCGACCCAGGCTGCCAGGGTTTCGCCCTTCTCTGGGGGCTGGGATAGGGTGGTGACCATGGCGAGAAAGGATGCGATGGATTTCTTGGACCGCGGGGAAACCTCGGGTACGGTGTATTCTGTGGCCAGGAGCAGGTTGCCCCTGGCCGGCCCGAGGCGCTCCAGGATTTTTGCAAGGCTGGAAGCGCCTATACCCCTGGCGGGTTTGTTTATAATCCGCCGGAAGGCGACTTCGTCTTTCGGGTTGGCCAGAAATTTGAGGAATGCGATGCTGTCCTTGATTTCCTCCCGTTCGTAGAAGCGGAGTGTCCCTACAATGCGGTAGGGGATTCCGGCCTGGAGGAACGCGGTTTCAAACAGACGGCTTTGGGCATTGGTCCGGTAGAGGATGGCGGTGTCGGACAGGGGGGTGCCGGTTTCAATTTCGGTCTGCAACAGCTTGGTGGCAAGCTGAGCCTCGGATTCTGCATCGTCTAAAAGAAAGATGCGGGGCAGTTCTCCCTTACCCTTGGCGGTCCACAGGACCTTTCCCAAGCGGCCTTGATTGTTGGCCACTACGGCCCCGGCTAACTCAAGAATATGGCCGGTGGACCGGTAGTTTTGTTCCAGTCGAATGACATCCGTGCCGGGAAATTGCTGGGAAAATTCGAGAATATTCCGAACCTCCGCCCCCCGAAACCGGTAAATGGACTGGTCATCATCGCCTACCACACAGATATATGCCTCCGGGCCGGCCAAGGCGCTGAGCAGCTTGAATTGGGCACTATTCGAGTCCTGGTACTCGTCCACCAGGATAACCCGGAACCGGTGGTGCATTCGTTCCTGAACCTCGGGATGCTGGGTGAGCAGCTCCGTGGTGCGTAGAATGAGATCGCCGAAATCAGCGTTGCCGATTTCGCGGAGACGTTTTTCATAGGCCTGGTAGGCCTGGGGAAATTCCGGATCGTGGGATATCTGTTCCAAGGGGTCATGGGGTCCCAGGCCGAAGTCTTTCGCTCGGGAGATTTGGTTGGATAGTCCCCGGAGTTGACTGCGGTTTGTTTCGGGATACAAGCTATGCAGCAGGGTCAGCTGGTCATCGTCATCGTAGATGGTAAACTGTGAAGCCATAGAAAGCAGAGCTGCATTACGCCTGAGTAGCCAGGAGCCGAAGCTATGAAAGGTTTTTATCAGAACCTGGCCGGCTTGGGGGGTAAGAGACGCAGCCCGGAGCTGCATTTCCTGGGCCGCCTTATTAGTAAAGGTTACCGCCAGGATTGATCGGGGATCCACCCCCATGTGTTCAATAAGGTAGGCAATTTTCCCGGTTATAACCCGGGTTTTTCCCGAACCGGCACCGGCCAGAATGAGGAGGGGATTTCCTGTGTGGGTTACCGCCTGGCGTTGAACCTCATTCAGGCCCTGAATAAAGGCATCGAGACTGGTATTAGGCTGTTGAGCAGACACCATGATCCTCCCTCAGCGGATCAGCCCGGAGGCCACTGAAGTCGCCGTCCTCCGAGGATGTGGGCATGGAGGTAGGGTACCTCCTGGCCGCCGTTACTTCCCGTATTAAAAACCACCCGATATCCGTCGGTCTCCAGGCCGAGGTTTTGGGCTAGGGAGCTTACACCGGTGATGAAGTCAGAGACTACCCGGGGATCCTGGGTTTTCAGGTCCGCGAAACTCACCATCCGTGTTTTTGGAATAACAAGGATATGCACCGGGGCCTGGGGATTGATGTCCCGGAAGGCGAGAATGTGCTCATCCTCATGGACAACATCTGCCGGGATTTCTTTCCGGAGAATTTTATCAAAAATTGTATCTTCCATGGGAGTAGTTTACAGGGCTTGGGCTATCAGGTCTACGCCGTTTCTCTTTTTGATGGTCACCGGTACAACCATGCCGGGTTTGAGGTGTCCCGGGGGGGCGGGGAGAACCGTGAGACCGTCCACATCCGGAGCCTGGAAGGGAGTCCGGCCTAGGGCGGCAGCGGCTTGGCCATCCCGTTGGGGAACCAGGTCTTCGATAATCATGCTGCTGGGAGAACCGATAAACCGGTCAATCCGGGAATGCATGATGGGAATCTGACGGTCTTCCAGGAGGTGTTTTCGGCGCAGGGCTTCTTCCGGGGGGATTTGATTGCCCATGGCCGCCGCCCGGGTTCCCTCCTCCCGGGAGTAGGCAAATACGCCCAGCCATTCGATGCGCGCCCTATCCTGAAAATCCATGAGTTCCCCCAGGTCATCCTGGTCCTCACCGGGAAATCCGGTGATGATACTGGTGCGGATAACAGCCTGGGGAAGGCGCTCCCGAATCCTCTGGATTAGTTCAAGGTTAGATTCTTTTGTACCCGGCCTGCCCATGGCCTTGAGTATTTTCGAAGAAGCATGCTGCATGGGAATATCGAAGTAGGGAAGGACCCGGGGGTCCTGATTACAGATCTCCAGAATCTCAAGGGGAAAGTGTTCAGGGTAGATGTACAGAAGCCTGATCCAAAAATCTCCGGGAAGCTCCAGCAGGGACTTTACCAGGGCCGGGAATTCGCCCCGGCCTGCTGGACCGCGGTCCCGCCCGAAATCGCTGAGATCCTGGGCGATGAGGTTGAGCTCTTTTATTCCCCGGCTCAAGAGCCCCCGGGCCTCCTGGGTGACGTCTTGAATTGTCCGGCTCCGGAGGGAGCCTCTGATTAGGGGGATGGCGCAGAAGGAACAGCGGTTCCGGCAGCCCTCGGAAATCTTAAGGTAGGCAGATCCGGGATAGGATAACAGCCTCGTTCTGTGCCGGGAATCAAATTCCGGGGCGGGGAGCTCCGGATTCGGTCCATAGGATGCCCCGGGAATAAAGACCCGCTGACCCCGGGGTAGGCGGTCTTCGAGAAACTCGGCGATACGTTGTACGGAATGGTTGCCGAACACCCCCTCCACCTCGGGAATGTCTTGGGAAAGATCCTCCGGATAGCGCTGAGCGAGGCAGCCGGTTAGGATTACCTTGCTTTCGGGGTAGTCCCGGAGATACTCCATGGTTACCTCAATACTCTCCTCCTTGGCGGGTTGGATGAACCCGCAGGTATTGATGAGGATGTACTGGGCATCTCCGGCCTGGTCCGTCAGCCTCCAGCCGCGGTCTTCCAGGCGGGATATCATGATCTCAGCGTCAACCTGGTTTTTAGCGCATCCGAGGTTTTCGAGGAAAAAGGTTGGATGTAGTTCTTCCATAGTAGGCTTAGTACATAGGGATGAGTTCAAGCCGGTTGGCTTGGGATCCCGGGGTTTGGTTCCAGGCGATCATGGCGGCGGTGGGTTCCCCACTGGTGCCAAGCCGGACAGCCTGACCGTTTACGTCGATGCCTGAGGCCCCTGCGTTGCTGGTCCATATCCGGATCCACTGAGCGGCCGAGGATTCCAGGATGTCTCCGTCTTCAAGGTACCGCTCCTGGGTGCGTCCCTGGTCGTCCATGGTTCTGATCAGCACCGGGGCGGAAGGCCTGGCGATGAGCCTGATTGCCGAGGGGGACGGCTGTTCCAGAATGGTCCGGCTGGATTGCACCCGGCCCGGCAGGGTTGTGCGGCCGAGGTTCGGGGCGTCCTCCGGCGGATTACTGCCCGGAAGAAACTCAGTTCCGGTCTGCTGCTCTGCCAGGAGATCCGAGGGGGCATCCGAGGGCAGCTGGATAAAGCGGTCGATGCGGATCACCGACTGGGGGGAATCCCCTTCCTGGGCGGTATTGCCCTTGGTTTGAATTCTGATGTCATCCTCGCCGTCTCTGTTCAGGTCGATTAACGCGGCATCCATCGTAGATAGGCGGAAATCACCCCCGGGGGATGAAAAAAAAATCTCCTGGTCGGTGATGGTTTCCAGGAGGATGGTCTGTTCCAGGTTTTCCAGACTAACCCGGATTTGATCGCCCTCGGAGAACAGCTGTTCAAGAATTTCTCCCGTGAAGGCGATAGTCCTGCCCTGGTCCCCGGTAGCGGGGGCTTGTACACCCTGGATGGGTTGGGGTTCGGGGGCATCGGAATCATTTAGAAGCAGAACCGCGGCAATACCGCCGGCGACTATCAGGATGAAGGCTAGAATAAAGATGATCTTTCCCCAGGGTCTCGATTTCGGGTAGAGCAGCTCCTCCACCGGGGAGGGGTTTTCCTGAAGTTGCATATTCTTGTAGAGGGTTACCATTTCTCCCTCGTTAAGGCCGAGGTAGTTGGAATAGTTCCTGAGGAAACCGAGAAGGTAGGATTCTCCGGGAAAGATGGTGAAATTCTCCTCTTCCAGGGCCTCGAGATAGCGCTTGGTAATATGGGTGTCTCTGGCTACCTGTTCAATACTGTAACCGCGCTCTTCCCGGTTGGTGCGGAGTTTATCACCGATTGATTCCATTCCTGCTGTTCCTCCCTCTGGTTCTGCTTAGTTCGTACCGAATAAAAAGTTGTTGAAATTATTGGACGAGGACGGAGATTCGTATCTGAATCGGGCGTCCGGGATGTTTTGGTTTGTCCGTATGTTGGTAAAGGTAAGAATTACCCGGCGCCGGTCCCCGGTGAGACCTGATATGCGGCGGATCATTTGATCAGAATCGATGGAGAGCTCAATCTCCCGGAATCCCTCGTTGGTATTTTTCCA of the Spirochaeta lutea genome contains:
- the fabF gene encoding beta-ketoacyl-ACP synthase II, producing MARRVVITGMGTVNPLAHNTDDFWQAIKAGKSGIGPITKFDTTNHATKIAGEIKNFDVRNYLDRTEARKMEAFSHYAVVSALEAWRDSGLTDGDVDPIKVGVILGVGFGGFETLESAYKSLMDKGPGRVPPMTIPKLISNIGPGNIAITLNAQGPSYSLATACASGTDAIGHSLRSIQDGVTDVVITGGVEAVITTLGIASFNVIHALSTRYNDTPEKASRPFDKDRDGFVMGEGSGILILEELEHARARGARIYAEVVGVGATTDANHLTAPHPEGRGAIQAMQMALNTAGVSPQQVDYINAHGTSTPINDPVETKAIKAVFQDHAYSLKVSSTKSMTGHCIGAAGAIEAIICAKSIEDQFFPPTINLDNPDPDCDLDYVPHRGYHGPIEYAMSNSLGFGGHNGVLLLRKFRD
- a CDS encoding ferredoxin reductase family protein, which gives rise to MKRSIITLVLAGLLVLAAASLFLDSQGNFSLLYEGKRLMGLFAMVLLTFQVFLASRLPLLERGFGQDRLLGYHRLVGIGVLVTALIHGVFDIIFQLSVYGSLMLYFPGDLPKLLGSFTLVLLLLVAIPALLRGSIAISYDSWRRIHRIGFFLVPLMLIHSLVLGTTIRYQPLALALWIGCAGLYGVSLGYRLVIQIRKNRDPYLVESVHRETHDVVSIRAAGKRKDFLPGQFMLVQIKKAGKKSPVHPFTISAPPSSEELRFSVKAIGDFSGEDIPDLTVGDELVLEGPYGWFSHVRFPLSAPLLFIAGGIGITPFLSMLAFLAEHDPDRRVMLVWGNKEPKDAGFQDELVRYKSSMRALSVLHVFSHSTDNHEVLSDPWVSGFVTTELLNTRLTDLDSWGVMLCGPPVMMKKLVPDLLAAGVEKKNLLYERFDF
- a CDS encoding DOMON domain-containing protein, with translation MNRKGLLFILTLSLIPASLSFGQTGLGAAASQAEITAQGYDYFSSQGYNLGIKVQGEALQVYMSAPTTGWLAVGFNPSRRMRDANITIGYAKDGELTIRDDYGIADTMHGPDTARGGSDDVTLLAGGEAAGRTWFEFQIPLDSGDSMDRALERGKTYPVIWAFGPNNRDDFRTVHGRRGSFRITIP
- a CDS encoding DUF3592 domain-containing protein; translation: MTLSRLFSRIFYVLGIVLIGVGGAVLVQKLVFQSSSVQTMGLVVDVRVVQNQVLFMDDGTGFHYYPTVEFSANDGRAYRFESPAGVTSVSYEKGQEVPVLYRTQDPGDAMIATTWGLYGLPIIFGGTGVLFVLFGLVAQRGFDKKKY
- a CDS encoding response regulator, with amino-acid sequence MARTDKKIRIFSALEVANICGVVNQTAINWIKNGYLQAFQTPGGQYRVYSEDLISFLTERGMRMPDELHKFLEDKLSIDTVLIVDDERELNDSIKKGLEIINEDYTIYQAFDGFEAGKLSAEKKPHLIILDVDLPGVDGVRLCKSLRDDTGIAQPVIVGISGDASTEAAITEAGADAFMAKPIDIQALSNKIEEIVEERNNSAKKR
- a CDS encoding regulatory protein RecX, translating into MNGKSTDNAVQDGGSSSPSDNLVIRSIHKTRGTVPALRVEVVEGSSFLCPPALAREYGLRPGVVLEAETVQSLQTRSEEHLAYQKILDLLARREYTRKELELRLIKKGFSRESRDHALNRAVDQKIISHSRYSEDWIRGRLRKHPESTTLLTMGLVQRGVDKATARSIITAMFEEEPDLEYRLCLDAAKQLSARNVDGEKLPKKLLSRGFSMAVIRRSAREIEKITGLPIHLKF
- the rpsI gene encoding 30S ribosomal protein S9, whose amino-acid sequence is MVKNLSNAIGRRKTSVARVYLRQGSGAITVNGKAADQYFDSPEMLFVVNQPLNVTDTLTKFDIVVTVRGGGKAGQAEAVRHGLSRALVAYDETNLSSLRANGFMTRDPRMVERKKYGQRGARRRFQFSKR